The Microbacterium horticulturae genome has a window encoding:
- a CDS encoding pyruvate carboxylase — protein MFSKILVANRGEIAIRAFRAAFELGARTVAVFPYEDRHSLHRLKADEAYQIGEQGHPVRAYLDVDEIVRVAKEAGADAIYPGYGFLSENPELAAKAAEAGITFIGPPASVLEMAGNKVEAKHHAISAGVPVLRSTEASDDIDALVAQSDEIGFPLFAKAVAGGGGRGMRRVETKEELAPALAEAMREAGSAFGDERMFLEQAVLRPRHIEVQVLADSQGETVHLFERDCSMQRRHQKVVEIAPAPNLDDEIRGRLHRHAVAFAKSIGYQNAGTVEFLLETAGERAGEVVFIEMNPRIQVEHTVTEEITDVDLVQSQMRIAAGQTLHELGLEQDDIRLRGSAVQCRITTEDPSQGFRPDTGKITTYRSPGGAGIRIDGGTTAAGSQIGPHFDSMLAKLICRGRDFPSAVKRARRALAEFRIRGVATNIPFLQAVFDDPEFLAGDVSTLFIEERPELLRGRVSKDRGTKILNWLVDTTVNKPHGINPISIDPATKLPSIDLTEPVVDGSRQRLQKLGPAGFAADLRQRTALAVTDTTFRDAHQSLLATRVRTKDLVAAAPYVARLTPQLLSVEAWGGATYDVALRFLGEDPWERLDKLREAMPNIAIQMLLRGRNTVGYTPYPTEVTDAFVREAAASGVDIFRIFDALNDVSQMRPAIDAVLGTGTAVAEVALCYTGDLLNPSEDLYTLDYYLGLAGQIVDAGAHILAIKDMAGLLKPAAAAKLVGALRERFDVPVHVHTHDTAGGQLATLLAASAAGADAVDAAAAPMSGTTSQPSLSALVAAMAHTERDTGLDLTAVSDLEPYWEAVRHLYGPFESGLPGPTGRVYRHEIPGGQLSNLRQQAIALGLADDFELIEDMYAAANDILGRVPKVTPSSKVVGDLALHLAAVKADPADFAEHPEKYDVPDSVVSFMAGELGDLPGGWPEPFRTKVLAGRDPKVSLTPITAAQEEALAGDSATRRGMLNELLFPAPTKVFRQQREQFGDLSVLDTADYLYGLVPGTEHVVDLERGVQLYVGLEAIGEADDKGMRSVMTTLNGQLRPVFVRDRSITVEARQAEKADTSKPGQVAAPFSGAVTVKVAEGDAVEAGQPVASIEAMKMEAAITAPVAGVVERLVLNGTAQVEAGDLLVVIRPGQ, from the coding sequence ATGTTCTCGAAGATCCTGGTCGCCAACCGAGGCGAGATCGCCATCCGAGCCTTCCGAGCCGCCTTCGAGCTGGGCGCCCGCACGGTCGCCGTCTTCCCTTACGAGGACCGGCATTCGCTGCACCGGCTGAAGGCCGACGAGGCGTACCAGATCGGCGAGCAGGGGCACCCGGTGCGCGCCTACCTCGACGTCGACGAGATCGTCCGCGTCGCCAAGGAGGCGGGCGCCGACGCTATCTACCCGGGGTACGGATTCCTCTCCGAGAACCCCGAGTTGGCGGCCAAGGCCGCCGAGGCCGGCATCACCTTCATCGGGCCGCCCGCATCGGTTCTTGAAATGGCGGGTAACAAAGTCGAGGCCAAGCACCACGCTATCTCGGCGGGCGTTCCGGTTCTCCGCTCGACCGAGGCCTCCGATGACATCGACGCGCTGGTCGCGCAGTCCGACGAGATCGGCTTCCCGCTGTTCGCGAAGGCGGTCGCCGGCGGCGGCGGACGAGGGATGCGGCGGGTCGAGACCAAGGAAGAGCTGGCCCCGGCACTTGCCGAGGCCATGCGCGAGGCCGGGAGCGCCTTCGGCGACGAGCGCATGTTCCTCGAGCAGGCGGTGCTGCGGCCTCGCCACATCGAGGTGCAGGTGCTCGCCGACAGCCAGGGTGAGACCGTGCACCTGTTCGAGCGCGACTGCTCGATGCAGCGCCGCCACCAGAAGGTGGTCGAGATCGCGCCGGCCCCGAACCTCGACGACGAGATCCGCGGCCGGCTGCACCGGCACGCCGTCGCGTTCGCGAAGTCGATCGGCTACCAGAACGCCGGGACGGTGGAGTTCCTCCTCGAGACGGCGGGGGAGCGCGCCGGCGAGGTCGTCTTCATCGAGATGAACCCGCGCATCCAGGTCGAGCACACTGTGACGGAAGAGATCACCGACGTCGACCTCGTGCAGTCGCAGATGCGGATCGCCGCCGGGCAGACGCTGCACGAGCTCGGCCTCGAGCAGGACGACATCCGGCTGCGCGGCTCGGCGGTGCAGTGCCGCATCACGACCGAGGACCCGTCGCAGGGCTTCCGCCCCGACACCGGCAAGATCACGACCTACCGCTCGCCGGGTGGTGCCGGCATCCGCATCGACGGCGGCACGACCGCCGCGGGCTCGCAGATAGGCCCGCACTTCGACTCGATGCTGGCCAAGCTCATCTGCCGCGGCCGCGACTTCCCCTCGGCGGTCAAGCGCGCGCGTCGGGCGCTCGCGGAGTTCCGCATCCGCGGCGTCGCCACCAACATCCCGTTCCTGCAGGCGGTGTTCGACGACCCTGAGTTCCTCGCCGGTGACGTGTCCACGCTGTTCATCGAGGAGCGCCCCGAACTTCTGCGTGGTCGCGTGTCGAAGGACCGCGGAACGAAGATCCTGAACTGGCTCGTCGACACCACGGTGAACAAGCCCCACGGCATCAACCCGATCAGCATCGACCCGGCCACCAAGCTGCCTTCCATCGACCTGACCGAGCCCGTCGTCGACGGTTCGCGGCAGCGGCTGCAGAAGCTCGGCCCCGCCGGCTTCGCCGCCGACCTGCGGCAGCGCACGGCGCTGGCGGTGACCGACACGACCTTCCGCGACGCACATCAGTCGCTGCTGGCCACCCGGGTGCGCACGAAAGACCTGGTTGCGGCGGCGCCGTACGTGGCGCGGCTGACGCCCCAGCTGCTGAGCGTCGAAGCCTGGGGCGGGGCGACGTACGACGTCGCGCTGCGATTCCTCGGCGAAGACCCGTGGGAGCGCCTCGACAAGCTGCGCGAGGCGATGCCCAACATCGCGATCCAGATGCTGCTGCGCGGTCGCAACACGGTCGGCTACACGCCCTACCCGACCGAGGTCACCGATGCGTTCGTGCGCGAGGCCGCGGCGTCCGGTGTTGACATCTTCCGCATCTTCGACGCGCTCAACGACGTCAGCCAGATGCGCCCGGCGATCGACGCGGTGCTCGGCACCGGAACCGCCGTCGCCGAGGTCGCGCTCTGCTACACGGGCGACCTGCTGAACCCGTCCGAAGACCTGTACACGCTCGACTACTACCTGGGTCTGGCCGGGCAGATAGTGGATGCCGGAGCGCACATCCTCGCGATCAAAGACATGGCGGGCCTTCTCAAGCCCGCCGCCGCCGCGAAGCTCGTCGGTGCGCTGCGCGAGCGGTTCGACGTGCCGGTGCACGTGCACACGCACGACACCGCAGGCGGGCAGCTCGCCACGCTGCTGGCGGCCAGCGCCGCCGGCGCTGACGCGGTCGACGCCGCCGCGGCGCCGATGTCGGGCACCACGAGCCAGCCGTCGCTGTCGGCACTGGTCGCGGCGATGGCCCACACCGAGCGTGACACCGGGCTCGACCTGACCGCGGTCAGCGACCTCGAGCCCTACTGGGAGGCCGTGCGGCACCTGTACGGGCCGTTCGAGTCGGGGCTGCCCGGCCCCACAGGCCGCGTGTACCGCCACGAGATCCCCGGCGGGCAGCTGTCGAACCTGCGCCAGCAGGCCATCGCGCTGGGGCTGGCTGACGACTTCGAGCTCATCGAGGACATGTACGCCGCCGCAAACGACATCCTCGGCCGGGTGCCCAAGGTGACCCCGTCGTCGAAGGTCGTCGGCGACCTCGCGCTGCACCTGGCGGCCGTCAAGGCCGATCCCGCCGATTTCGCCGAGCACCCGGAGAAGTACGACGTGCCCGACTCGGTGGTCTCGTTCATGGCCGGCGAGCTGGGTGACCTGCCCGGCGGATGGCCCGAGCCGTTCCGTACGAAGGTGCTCGCCGGGCGCGACCCGAAGGTGTCGCTCACGCCGATCACCGCGGCGCAGGAGGAGGCGCTGGCCGGTGACTCCGCGACGCGGCGCGGCATGCTCAACGAGCTGCTGTTCCCGGCCCCGACGAAGGTGTTCCGCCAGCAGCGCGAGCAGTTCGGCGACCTCAGCGTGCTCGACACCGCCGACTACCTGTACGGGCTCGTGCCCGGCACCGAGCACGTCGTCGACCTCGAACGCGGCGTGCAGCTGTACGTCGGACTCGAGGCCATCGGCGAAGCCGACGACAAGGGTATGCGCTCGGTGATGACGACGCTCAACGGCCAGCTGCGGCCGGTGTTCGTGCGTGACCGCAGCATCACCGTCGAGGCGCGTCAGGCCGAGAAGGCCGACACCTCCAAGCCGGGCCAGGTGGCCGCTCCGTTCTCGGGTGCGGTCACGGTCAAGGTCGCCGAGGGCGACGCGGTCGAAGCCGGTCAGCCGGTCGCCTCGATCGAGGCGATGAAGATGGAGGCGGCCATCACCGCCCCGGTCGCCGGCGTCGTCGAACGGCTCGTGCTCAACGGCACGGCGCAGGTCGAGGCGGGCGATCTTTTGGTCGTGATCAGGCCCGGGCAGTAA